The genomic interval GGTTGGGTCATTCCCAGAAGTGGCTAATGTGGTTAATAACGATTTATGGCACAAAATCTCGCTTACCCTTGATAAATTTTACATATCTAATTCAGCGAATAGATCGGAACCTCTCTATCAAGTTCTGATCTCGTCGGAGTTGGCTCGTCGAGATTTAGTAAGAGTCAGGAGGTAGAAGCCAGAAGTCAAAAGATAGGAAGGCAGATAGGAGAGGGCAGAATAGAGAATAGGGATAGGATTCTTCTATATCTACCTTGTTCTGTAAGGGATAACCGTACTCTGTCTAAGAAACAATTACAATACATTAAGCTCCAGCAGAAAGCTCTGGTAGAAAATTGAAAGTGGTAAGCATTTATTTTGTATGACTGACGCACCCGTCTCCCGTATCCGTAATTTCTCAATCATCGCCCATATCGACCACGGAAAATCGACTTTGGCGGATCGTCTGTTGCAGACAACAGGCACCGTTGATGCTCGAGAAATGAAGGAACAATTCCTGGACAATATGGAGTTGGAGCGTGAACGGGGCATTACGATTAAGCTCCAGGCAGCGCGGATGAACTATACCGCCCGCGATGGGCAACAGTATGTTTTGAATCTGATTGATACGCCTGGGCATGTCGATTTCTCCTACGAAGTATCACGATCGCTTGCCGCCTGCGAGGGGGCATTGCTTGTAGTGGACGCCTCTCAAGGGGTAGAAGCCCAAACTCTGGCAAATGTTTATCTGGCTCTGGAACATAACCTGGAAATTATTCCGGTTCTGAATAAAATTGATTTGCCTGGAGCCGAACCAGAGCGAGTCAAGCAAGAAATTGAAGACGTGATTGGGCTAGACAGTAGCGGTGCGATTCCAGCATCCGCAAAAGAAGGAATTGGGGTGGATGAAATTCTTGAAGCCATCGTCCACCTCGTCCCTCCCCCTTCAGACACTACTCAAGAGCCGTTACGAGCACTTATTTTTGATAGTTACTATGATCCCTATCGGGGTGTCATTGTCTATTTCCGGGTGATGGATGGCAAGGTCAAAAAGGGCGATCGTATTCGCCTGATGGCATCCGGTAAAGAATACGAAATTGACGAATTGGGAGTCCTCTCTCCGACTCAGGTACAGGTTGAAGCCCTCCATGCCGGAGAAGTGGGATATTTAGCCGCCGCAATCAAAGCGGTTGAAGATGCCCGCGTGGGAGACACAATTACCCTGGCAGCAACTCCCGCCAAAACTCCCTTACCTGGCTATGTTGAAGCAAAGCCGATGGTTTTTTGCGGCATGTTTCCTACCGATGCCGACCAGTTTGAAGACCTGCGTGAGGCATTGGAAAAACTCAAGCTCAGTGATGCCGCTCTCCAGTACGAACCAGAAACCTCCAGTGCAATGGGCTTTGGGTTCCGCTGTGGTTTCCTGGGTTTGCTGCACATGGAGATCGTTCAGGAACGGTTAGAACGAGAATATGACCTCGATTTGATCACAACCGCGCCCTCTGTGGTTTATAGAGTCACCACAATCAAAGGGGAAGTCCTCGAAATCGATAATCCTAGTAAATTACCTGACCCCCAGTATCGAGAAAAAATTGAAGAACCTTATGTTCAGGTCGATATCATCACTCCTGAACAATTTGTCGGTACTTTGATGGAACTGAGCCAGAGTCGGCGTGGTGTATTTAAAGACATGAAATACCTGACGCCGGGACGAACTACCCTGATCTATGAGCTACCCCTAGCAGAGGTCGCAACCGACTTTTTCGACCAGATGAAGTCCCGATCGCGGGGCTACGCCAGTATGGA from Kovacikia minuta CCNUW1 carries:
- the lepA gene encoding translation elongation factor 4; protein product: MTDAPVSRIRNFSIIAHIDHGKSTLADRLLQTTGTVDAREMKEQFLDNMELERERGITIKLQAARMNYTARDGQQYVLNLIDTPGHVDFSYEVSRSLAACEGALLVVDASQGVEAQTLANVYLALEHNLEIIPVLNKIDLPGAEPERVKQEIEDVIGLDSSGAIPASAKEGIGVDEILEAIVHLVPPPSDTTQEPLRALIFDSYYDPYRGVIVYFRVMDGKVKKGDRIRLMASGKEYEIDELGVLSPTQVQVEALHAGEVGYLAAAIKAVEDARVGDTITLAATPAKTPLPGYVEAKPMVFCGMFPTDADQFEDLREALEKLKLSDAALQYEPETSSAMGFGFRCGFLGLLHMEIVQERLEREYDLDLITTAPSVVYRVTTIKGEVLEIDNPSKLPDPQYREKIEEPYVQVDIITPEQFVGTLMELSQSRRGVFKDMKYLTPGRTTLIYELPLAEVATDFFDQMKSRSRGYASMEYQLIGYRENPLVKLDIMINSDPVDPLATIVHRDKAYGVGRALTEKLKELIPRHQFKIPIQAAIGSKIIASEHIPALRKDVLAKCYGGDISRKKKLLQKQAKGKKRMKSIGTVDVPQEAFMAVLRLEQ